A window of Clostridiaceae bacterium genomic DNA:
TTATGAAAAAAATGATTGATGAAATTGTTGAAGATATGAAATCAAAAGGTGTAACAGTCACAGAAATAAACATGAAGGATTTCATCGATGCTACAATCCCCGTATTGGAAAAGTGGATGGATGATTGGGGAAGAGATGTATACGATGCCTTCAGACCAAATTAAACCGAGCTGTTATTCTGCAGTATTAATCAATTTATTAATTTAGTATCAGAAGATAAGAGTCACTAAAGATAAAGACTATTAAGATAAAAACTACTTGAGGGAAAATCGCTAAAGAAAAAAGTTACTGAAAAGATAAAAATCACTAAAGGTATAATATCAATATTAATACAAGAACACTCTAAATTTAAAATCAGTATGAACAATATATTAAATTCAATAGGATAAGATTAACTTAAATTATTAATTAAGCCCTGAATGACCTTTAAAGCCAAAGACGTAATTATTCGTCTTTGGCTGGGGCTTTTATCATGATTTATTTGTACTTATGTTTATTCTTATATTTCACGTTGATCATGATTAGGTTGGGAGGAGTAGAGTTTGATAAAAATACTAAAGCTTGTTGACAAATATATAATTAAGGTGTTGCAAGCTCTGGTGGTGTTCTTGATAGCAGCAATGGTCCTGCTGATCTGCCTGCAAGTATTGTTCCGTTACTTGTTGAAAATACCTGCCGCTTGGACTGAAGACCTTTCAAGACTTGCTCAGGTATGGTGCGTATTTATAGCTTCTGGACTGGGTGTCCGGTATTTAGAACATCCCAGGGCCGAGATATTGTTAAAATGCCTGAAACCACGATTTGCCGCGTTCCTGGAAGTACTTATGAACTTGTTGATTATATTTATGGGAATTATATTAATCCGTTATGGTATTAAATTTGTAATTGCAACGCGAATGGACTATGAGACAAGTCTGAGATATCCTAAGAACATGTTTTATATCCCCGCGGTAGTGGGAGGTATCATGTATGTATTCTATTCTGCAATGCATATAATTCAAGTTTTTAAGACTAAATCCCCGTTTATTAATGACTCTCCGAAGGAGGTATAGAATTGAGCCTTTTAATTATTGTACTTCTATTTTTGTTTATTGCCCTGGGAGCACCAATTACATTTGCTTTAGGTTT
This region includes:
- a CDS encoding TRAP transporter small permease, yielding MIKILKLVDKYIIKVLQALVVFLIAAMVLLICLQVLFRYLLKIPAAWTEDLSRLAQVWCVFIASGLGVRYLEHPRAEILLKCLKPRFAAFLEVLMNLLIIFMGIILIRYGIKFVIATRMDYETSLRYPKNMFYIPAVVGGIMYVFYSAMHIIQVFKTKSPFINDSPKEV